The DNA segment TTCTTAGCGCCCGCCTTGAGGTGGTCGCCATAGCCGCCCTTGTCCGAAGACTTCGTGCGGAAGATACCGGTGGATTCGACTACAACGTCGACACCCATATCGCCCCATGGCAGTTCCGCGGGATTCTTGATCGCGGTAACCTTGATCTTCTTGCCGTTGATCACGATGCTGTCGCCTTCGACACTGACGTCGCCGTCCCATTTGCCGAAGTTGGTGTCGTACTTGAAAAGGTGAGCAAGACTCTTGGCAGGTGCCAGGTCGTTGATTGCTACCAGTTCTGCGTCACCAGCTCTCTCGATGATAATTCTCGCTACGGCTCTGCCGATACGACCAAAGCCATTAATTGCAACTTTAGTTGCCATAGTTCTTACTCCTTATATAACAGTTCGAACTAAATAAAAAATTTCTCTTTCAGAAGCCGCTTCAACCCAAATGTCAAAACAACTCCTACCCGTCTACCTTACGTGCAGACATAAACAGGCCGTACTTTATGAGACATCGCCCACCTTGTCAAGGCTATAAATGCCATTTGTATCAGTACTGAAACCCACATAATCCCCAATCGATCGCAAATCTATCAAACCGCACCCCTCCAAAGCTTTAGACCTGCCTGCTTCTGTCACTTTTGTCCCGCTCTATCCATCTCAACCCGCAAAACCCGCCTCGTATCCGCCCGCACCTTCGCCTTTTCGCTCGCCCGCAAAGGCCCGACCCACAGAATATCGCCCTCGCTGTCCTCAAAAACAACTACCTCTCCCCGCTCCCGCTCGTTCGCCTTCAGATCCGTCAAAAACTTGCCCACCTTCTTCACCCCTCGCCCCCAGATCGGTCGAAACCTGTCCCCATCCTCCCGACACCGCACCATGATCTCCCCCTCGACCCTGTCCGCATCGAAATACTCTACCCGCCGATCAGCATTACCCTCCACCGCCGCCATATCGACCTCATCCGCCCCCAGCACCTCCGCCCTGATCTCCCATATCCCAAATTGCGTAACTCCCTCCACCGCAAGCACTTGTCTCGCCGGATGCACAGCCTCCCTCTGTTCTCTCACCTTCCCGAAAACGACCATATCCCCCTCGCTCACCACCTCATACCCGCCCGGCAGTTCGATCCGCCCGCTCGCATTCCCAGCTAGCTCAAAAATGCTCTCATAATGCACCCGCGTAATATCCCTCTCCCCGCACCCGATCCGCACGATCGCCCGCCGCGCCACCGCCTGCCGCACCCCCCGCGTCAACTCCGCAAACCCCGCGCGATCCATCACCACCCGATCCCCGCTCTCGGCCCGCACGATCCGCCCCCAGCACCGCTTCGCCTCCCGCTCAATCCGCTCCGTCATCCCCCGCGCCGCCGTACTGAGCCCGAACAGCTCCCGCACCAGATCCCCCTCACTCTCCGCCTCCAGCCCCGGCAAAACCGCGTGCCGGATTCTGTTCCGCGTATAAACCAGCTCATCATTCGTATGATCGTGCCGCCACTCAACCCCCTTATCAGTACAGTAATCCACGATTTCCCGCCTCCGCACGCACAGCAACGGCCGCACATAACGCCTACCCGACCCAAATACCTTCCTCGGCCATATCCCGCCCAGGCCCCGATACCCCGTCCCCCGCATCAGCCGATGCACCACCGTCTCCGCATTGTCATCCATATGATGCGCCGTCGCGATCAATCCGCACCCCAGTTCATCCGCCATCCGCCCCAGCCCCTCCATCCTCAGCCGCCTCGCCGCCGTCTCCGTAGAAACCCGGTGTTTTTTCGCATGACCCACCGTATCCACCGACTCGCTCCGCACCTCAACCCCCATCCGCTCCGCCAATACTTTTACGAACGCCTCGTCCCCGTCCGACGCCGCCCCCCGCAGATTGTGATTGACATGCCCGACCGCAACCTCAAACTCCGCTCCCTCATCCCGCATCGCCTGGAGAACCCGCAAAAGCGCAACCGAATCCGCACCCCCCGAAACCGCCGCCAGCACTCGCTCACCGGCCCCGATCAGCCCCTCCGACCGCACAAAATCCGCAATTTTACGCTCAAATTCGTTCATCTATACCGCATCGCAGCCTACCTGGCCTCAATCAGATTTCGCTTCGCCGGCATCTTTCGGTTCAGGCTCCTCCGCAATAAGCTCCCGGATCGCCGGTATCAGCACATCCGCATGCCGTCTCATCCCCAGATCGTTCGGGTGGACCCCGTCAACCGTCCCGTCCCCATCATCGCCCAGCAGATCACGCCCAGGCAGAAAATGCACGTTTTCAACCCTGTTATCGCCGGCTTTCTCCAGCTCCTCCAGCAGTGCCTCGGTCTTACCCGTCCGCAGCCCCCTGAAATTCGACTGCCCCACAAACAGTATCGGCGTCTCGGCATGCTTGCTGCGTATCTTCCATATAAGGTTCCTCGCCCGTTCCTGGATCGTCTCGTCCTCCGCCCTCGTCAGGTTCCACAGACAGTCCACCACATAAACCTGCGGATCAAGCTCCGCCAGCAGTTCTGCCACCTCAGGCTCCATCCTGCCGTTGCCGCTGAACCCCAGATTGATCAACGGAACACCAAGCTCCCTCTCGATCATCGCCGCAAACGCCATCCCCGGCCGCGAAGCACACGCCCCCTGCGTTATCGACGTACCGTAATAAACGATCGGCTTAGCATCGCTCACATCGGGCTGCTCGAACTTCGCCCCCTCCGGCACACCGATCTGCAAGGACTCGATACCATTATACAGCGGCAGATACAGCTTATACTCCCTCATATTGCCTTTTTCAGCGTCCCAGATATTTACACTACCCGTACTGCTCTTCCCGGTGGGCCTGGCATTGCGCACGTACAACCACTTCCCGTCCGCATTCTTGACATAAAGATCCAGCCCCGAAACCCCCGTCGCCGGCATGTGGTGCATCGCAAGACTGCCGCTTGTAAGTGTCCATTTGAACGATATTTTCCTCGCATCCGTATTGAAATGTATCACCAGCCCCGCTGATTTCAGCGACCGATCCCATACCGGCTTCCGCACCTTCTCCTCAGCACGCTCAGGCAGCCGTGAGTAGGGCGTCGGCGTGTCCGACCAGCCCTTGCCGTCTATCCGAAGCTCGCTCCCGTCACGCCAGACCATCCCCCCGGCCTCCTCGGCAACAGCAACCCCCAAAACAGCAGTTACCAGACCGAACACAAAACACATTCTCAAAAATGACATAAGTTAAACCTTTATAAAATAACCACTTATCGAATTCTAACAAACTACCCGCTATCCATTGAGATACTACGCGATTATAGACACTCACACTCGACAGGTCAACATCCAAAGCCGCAGCCTTGCTTCTGCCAAAAAAACGGGCCCGATCCCACCAAAGGAACCGGGCCCGGCAAATCCCTATTCACGCCGTTATTACTGTGTCACCTGACCCTCGACAGGCTCGGTCTCCTCAACCTCCGGGCTCACCTCCCGCTCCGGCTGCGTCAGTTGCAGTATCCTGTTGCGTGCATATTCCATGTTGTCAAAATAGCTGGACTCTTTCTCAACCGCATCGCGGTAAAGCGTCAACGCCTCCTTACGGTCGTGCAGCCGATGATCCAGCAAAAACGCCGCCCGATATCGCACCGGATAAGGCGTATTCGGATCCCACTTGAACGCACGCTTGTAGTACGTCACAGCGATCTCGTAATTGTCGAAATGCTCATATATCCTGCCCGCGCGATACGCCGCATCATCGACCTTATCGCTTGTCGGATAACGACTTATGACAGCGTTGAACTTCGCCAGCGCCTGCCTCAGCTTGCCCTCATCCGCCAGCACAGGCACAAACGCCGTACTGCGGTAAATGCTCAGCCCCTCGTTGTAAAGCTGATTCGCAGCCTCGATCTCGTTGACCGCCCGCTGACCGATATCAACCGTCTCCGCCGCCATAATATAGCTGTACCGCGGAACCTCGTTCAACGCATCGACCTCCTGCCTTGCCCAGCGAAGTTTTGTAGCATCGCCAGTTCTTTTATAGTAATCCGCCAGCGCCTGCAGCGACTTGCGATACGAGCTCCGCTGTGCCGCCATGTATTCCACCAGCTCAACCTCTTCCGCTGTCGGTGCCGCAAAGCTGATCCCCTCCTGCACGACCCTGCCGCTCGGCTCCTCGTAAAGCTCCTTTTGAACCTGCTCACCGCAACCAGCCGCCATAACCACCAGCAAAATAAGCGTCAAACTGTAAATCGTCTTAGTCATTCTAATCCCTTTCAGTCTCTAATTGCGGGCCGTAACCCGCTTATTTCCCCGAAATCGCCTCCGGTCGGCCCAAAAA comes from the Anaerohalosphaera lusitana genome and includes:
- a CDS encoding tetratricopeptide repeat protein; this encodes MTKTIYSLTLILLVVMAAGCGEQVQKELYEEPSGRVVQEGISFAAPTAEEVELVEYMAAQRSSYRKSLQALADYYKRTGDATKLRWARQEVDALNEVPRYSYIMAAETVDIGQRAVNEIEAANQLYNEGLSIYRSTAFVPVLADEGKLRQALAKFNAVISRYPTSDKVDDAAYRAGRIYEHFDNYEIAVTYYKRAFKWDPNTPYPVRYRAAFLLDHRLHDRKEALTLYRDAVEKESSYFDNMEYARNRILQLTQPEREVSPEVEETEPVEGQVTQ
- the tilS gene encoding tRNA lysidine(34) synthetase TilS; protein product: MNEFERKIADFVRSEGLIGAGERVLAAVSGGADSVALLRVLQAMRDEGAEFEVAVGHVNHNLRGAASDGDEAFVKVLAERMGVEVRSESVDTVGHAKKHRVSTETAARRLRMEGLGRMADELGCGLIATAHHMDDNAETVVHRLMRGTGYRGLGGIWPRKVFGSGRRYVRPLLCVRRREIVDYCTDKGVEWRHDHTNDELVYTRNRIRHAVLPGLEAESEGDLVRELFGLSTAARGMTERIEREAKRCWGRIVRAESGDRVVMDRAGFAELTRGVRQAVARRAIVRIGCGERDITRVHYESIFELAGNASGRIELPGGYEVVSEGDMVVFGKVREQREAVHPARQVLAVEGVTQFGIWEIRAEVLGADEVDMAAVEGNADRRVEYFDADRVEGEIMVRCREDGDRFRPIWGRGVKKVGKFLTDLKANERERGEVVVFEDSEGDILWVGPLRASEKAKVRADTRRVLRVEMDRAGQK
- a CDS encoding SGNH/GDSL hydrolase family protein, which gives rise to MSFLRMCFVFGLVTAVLGVAVAEEAGGMVWRDGSELRIDGKGWSDTPTPYSRLPERAEEKVRKPVWDRSLKSAGLVIHFNTDARKISFKWTLTSGSLAMHHMPATGVSGLDLYVKNADGKWLYVRNARPTGKSSTGSVNIWDAEKGNMREYKLYLPLYNGIESLQIGVPEGAKFEQPDVSDAKPIVYYGTSITQGACASRPGMAFAAMIERELGVPLINLGFSGNGRMEPEVAELLAELDPQVYVVDCLWNLTRAEDETIQERARNLIWKIRSKHAETPILFVGQSNFRGLRTGKTEALLEELEKAGDNRVENVHFLPGRDLLGDDGDGTVDGVHPNDLGMRRHADVLIPAIRELIAEEPEPKDAGEAKSD